A stretch of the Oncorhynchus clarkii lewisi isolate Uvic-CL-2024 chromosome 9, UVic_Ocla_1.0, whole genome shotgun sequence genome encodes the following:
- the LOC139417331 gene encoding tumor protein D54-like isoform X2, producing MNRQGCSGENVSPRNISIGISRNGLTNGLSEEDEDDLKMELAKTEDEMQTLRQVLLAKEKYAVDIKRQLGMGPFSEIKHNMSKGWHEVQTSNIALPLPSPPRPSLGHSISVPAMRMRHSNTFKSFEDMVGSVKNKVSGSRGNDGNVSGFGRSPSQNNGSF from the exons ATGAATAGGCAAG GTTGCAGTGGGGAGAATGTTTCACCAAGGAACATTTCCATTGGAATATCAAGAAATGGTCTGACTAACGGTCTAtcagaggaggatgaggatgatttAAAGATGGAGCTAGCAAAG ACAGAGGATGAGATGCAGACATTGCGGCAGGTGCTCTTGGCCAAAGAGAAATATGCGGTGGACATCAAGAGGCAGCTGGGTATGGGCCCCTTCAGTGAGATTAAACACAACATGTCCAAAGGCTGGCATGAAGTCCAGACCTCCAACAT AGCACTGCCTTTGCCAAGCCCACCTCG CCCCTCCTTGGGCCACTCCATCAGTGTGCCTGCTATGAGGATGAG ACATTCCAATACATTCAAGTCCTTTGAAGACATGGTGGGAAGCGTGAAG AACAAGGTGTCGGGGAGTCGAGGGAATGACGGAAATGTCTCTGGGTTTGGCAGAAGCCCATCTCAGAACAATGGTTCCTTCTAA
- the LOC139417331 gene encoding tumor protein D53 homolog isoform X1: MNRQGCSGENVSPRNISIGISRNGLTNGLSEEDEDDLKMELAKTEDEMQTLRQVLLAKEKYAVDIKRQLGMGPFSEIKHNMSKGWHEVQTSNMYRMTHDTISHAGQISTAAMSTMGVAITRRLGEMRALPLPSPPRPSLGHSISVPAMRMRHSNTFKSFEDMVGSVKNKVSGSRGNDGNVSGFGRSPSQNNGSF, translated from the exons ATGAATAGGCAAG GTTGCAGTGGGGAGAATGTTTCACCAAGGAACATTTCCATTGGAATATCAAGAAATGGTCTGACTAACGGTCTAtcagaggaggatgaggatgatttAAAGATGGAGCTAGCAAAG ACAGAGGATGAGATGCAGACATTGCGGCAGGTGCTCTTGGCCAAAGAGAAATATGCGGTGGACATCAAGAGGCAGCTGGGTATGGGCCCCTTCAGTGAGATTAAACACAACATGTCCAAAGGCTGGCATGAAGTCCAGACCTCCAACAT gtATAGGATGACCCATGACACTATTTCTCATGCAGGACAGATCAGCACTGCTGCCATGTCCACAATGGGTGTGGCCATCACAAGGAGACTGGGAGAAATGAG AGCACTGCCTTTGCCAAGCCCACCTCG CCCCTCCTTGGGCCACTCCATCAGTGTGCCTGCTATGAGGATGAG ACATTCCAATACATTCAAGTCCTTTGAAGACATGGTGGGAAGCGTGAAG AACAAGGTGTCGGGGAGTCGAGGGAATGACGGAAATGTCTCTGGGTTTGGCAGAAGCCCATCTCAGAACAATGGTTCCTTCTAA
- the LOC139416684 gene encoding dnaJ homolog subfamily C member 5-like, which translates to MAAQEQARQRSLSTSGESLYIVLGIDKLATPDDIKKSYRKLALKFHPDKNPDNPEASDKFKEINNAHAILNDPTKRNIYDKYGSLGLYVAEQFGEENVNTYFVLSSWWAKALFVFCGLATGCYFCCCLCCCCNCCCGKCKPRPPEGQEPDFYVSPEDLEAQMQSDEREAGGEAILVQPSATETTQLTSDGHHSTYQTDMGFN; encoded by the exons CAAGAGCAGGCGAGGCAGCGCTCACTCTCCACCTCTGGTGAATCACTCTACATTGTGCTTGGCATTGACAAGCTAGCCACTCCCGACGATATCAAGAAATCCTACAG AAAACTTGCATTGAAATTCCACCCTGATAAGAACCCAGATAACCCGGAAGCTTCTGACAAGTTTAAGGAGATCAACAATGCCCATGCCATTCTGAACGACCCCACCAAGCGGAACATCTATGACAAGTACGGCTCCCTGGGACTGTACGTGGCTGAGCAGTTTGGCGAGGAGAATGTGAACACCTACTTTGTCCTGTCCAGCTGGTGGGCTAAG GCCTTGTTTGTGTTCTGTGGCCTGGCCACTGGCTGCTACTTCTGTTgttgcctgtgttgctgctgtaACTGCTGCTGTGGGAAGTGTAAACCGCGGCCTCCAGAGGGCCAGGAGCCTGACTTCTATGTGTCCCCTGAGGACCTGGAGGCCCAGATGCAGTCTGATGAGAGAG aggcTGGTGGTGAAGCAATCTTGGTGCAGCCATCAGCGACAGAGACCACCCAGTTGACGTCAGATGGTCACCATTCTACCTATCAGACCGACATGGGCTTCAACTAA